In Temnothorax longispinosus isolate EJ_2023e chromosome 2, Tlon_JGU_v1, whole genome shotgun sequence, one DNA window encodes the following:
- the Cpr16 gene encoding cuticular protein 16, translating to MILTILCSLVIGRSIASPIANVWLSPIPALSPLRQYHIQDGSGSYQYSFTGPHHAKAETTLNGVTQGGYSYIDANGILQTVSYTADDKNGFRVSASNLPQPPKDEQQTVHDTPEVAAAKRNHLEELQKSHQANWQDQNLLSYKIVPSYFSFAQIQPDGASKTELNLKTREIEGTTNPFLLPRSEAERINVPKPDPSLSKVSPTSSGPTTTIAASSLAPSTSLRENTLLKDDERTTSYQNALHSGRVMPLASIQKRLALPAPYVLPVVPYRFLHSSLHHTQDSLGQYDYSYTGDSSAKTESRSLDGTTRGAYSYIDPNGILQQVHYIADHNGFRVLATNLPEAK from the exons ACAATTTTGTGCAGCCTCGTCATCGGACGATCCATCGCTTCGCCGATCGCCAATGTTTGGCTGAGCCCGATACCGGCCCTTTCGCCGTTAAGGCAGTACCACATACAAGACGGATCGGGATCTTATCAATATTCCTTCACGGGGCCGCATCACGCCAAAGCGGAAACTACCTTGAACGGTGTCACGCAGGGTG GATATTCCTACATCGACGCAAATGGAATTTTGCAAACGGTCTCGTATACGGCGGACGATAAGAATGGATTTAGAGTCAGCGCGAGCAATCTGCCGCAGCCACCCAAGGATGAGCAGCAAACTGTACACGACACGCCGGAAGTGGCCGCGGCGAAGAGAAATCATCTCGAGGAGTTGCAAAAGTCGCATCAGGCCAATTGGCAGGATCAGAATCTTCTGTCGTACAAGATCGTGCCGTCGTACTTTAGCTTCGCCCAAATCCAGCCGGACGGCGCCAGCAAGACCGAACTGAATTTGAAGACGCGAGAAATAGAG GGTACCACCAATCCGTTCTTGTTGCCAAGATCGGAGGCAGAGAGAATCAACGTTCCCAAGCCGGATCCGAGCCTCTCGAAGGTATCGCCCACGTCTTCGGGCCCCACCACCACCATCGCCGCCTCGTCATTAGCACCCTCGACGTCACTAAGGGAGAACACGCTTCTCAAGGACGACGAACGGACGACGTCTTATCAGAATGCCTTGCATTCGGGGAGGGTGATGCCGCTCGCCAGCATTCAGAAACGGCTGGCCTTGCCCGCGCCCTACGTACTTCCGGTGGTGCCTTATAGATTCCTTCACAGCTCGCTGCATCACACCCAGGACTCCCTGGGCCAATACGATTACAGTTATACCGGGGACTCGAGCGCCAAAACTGAATCCAGGTCGCTCGACGGCACCACTAGGGGTGCCTACAGTTACATCGATCCCAACGGGATTCTTCAGCAGGTGCATTACATCGCTGATCACAATGGATTCAGAGTCTTGGCAACTAATCTGCCA